A single region of the Bacteroidota bacterium genome encodes:
- the rpmF gene encoding 50S ribosomal protein L32, which yields MAHPKHRFSSTRTKKRRTHVKAVAPTVIVCSNCGAPILLHRVCKECGFYKGKQVLEKTATA from the coding sequence ATGGCACATCCTAAACACAGGTTCTCATCAACCAGAACAAAAAAAAGAAGGACACACGTAAAGGCCGTTGCGCCGACCGTAATCGTATGTTCTAATTGCGGAGCCCCCATCCTGCTGCATCGCGTTTGCAAGGAATGTGGCTTTTATAAAGGAAAACAGGTACTTGAAAAAACAGCTACCGCTTAG